The following DNA comes from Micromonospora chokoriensis.
GCTGCGCCTAACGGAGGCTGCGGAAGCGGGCGGGTACGTCGGCTGCGGCGGCCCGGTCCAGCAGCCACCGGGTGCGGCTCACGCCGTGCACCCCGGCGGCCGGCAACTGCACCGGCCCGGCGCCCGCCAACGCCATGCCCACCGCACGGGCCTTGTCGGCGCCGCCGGCCACCAGCCAGACCTCGTCCGCGGTGTTGATCGTCGGCAGGGTGAGCGTGGTCCGCACCGACGGCGGCTTGGGGCTGCCTCGCACCGCGCTGCACGGCCGGGTGTCGTAGTGCACCGGGTGCTCGGGGAAGACCGAGGCGACGTGCCCGTCCTCGCCGACACCCAGCATCAGCACGTCGAAGTGCGGCAGCGTGGCGTTGCCGGGCCGGGCGGCGCGCGCCAGCTCCTCGGCGTACTCCGCTGCCGCCGCCTCGGGGTCGTTGCCGGCCGGGCCGTCGGACGCCGGCATCGGGTGCACCCGGGCCGGGTCGAGCGGCACCACGTCCAGCAGGGCGGCACGGGCCTGGGTCTCGTTGCGGTCCGGATCGCCGGCGGGCAGGAACCGCTCGTCGCCCCACCACACGTCGACCCGGGACCAGTCCACCGCGTCGCGGGCCGGCAGCGTCGCCACCGCCCGGTAGACGGCTGCGGCGATCCGACCGCCGGTGAGCACCACCGACGCCTCGCCCCGGTCGGCCTGGGCGTCGAGCAACTTCACCAGCAACCGGGCGGCCACGGCCTGCGCCAGCAGGTCGGCGTCGGCGTGGACGGCGACACTCGCCTCACTCATGGGATGCGCCTTCGTTTCCCGACCGCCGAGCGGTCGTCGTCGCGTCGTGCCGGGCGGATGCGCCCGGAGGTTTCGGGGCAGGGCCGGGTCGTGACCCGGCCCTGCCCCGACGTCGTGCCGGTGGTGGATCAGCTCTCGCCGCTGGTGCCGGAGTGCGCGGTCACGCCGGCCTCGGCGCGCTGCGCGGTAGCCGGATCCTTCCAGACGTGCACCCGCTGCGCGGGACGCTGCTCCAACCCCCGCAGCCCCACGGTCGCGCCCAGCGCCTCCGCGTATACCTGGTCGGCGTCCAGGCGGCGCAGCTCCTCG
Coding sequences within:
- the pgl gene encoding 6-phosphogluconolactonase, whose protein sequence is MSEASVAVHADADLLAQAVAARLLVKLLDAQADRGEASVVLTGGRIAAAVYRAVATLPARDAVDWSRVDVWWGDERFLPAGDPDRNETQARAALLDVVPLDPARVHPMPASDGPAGNDPEAAAAEYAEELARAARPGNATLPHFDVLMLGVGEDGHVASVFPEHPVHYDTRPCSAVRGSPKPPSVRTTLTLPTINTADEVWLVAGGADKARAVGMALAGAGPVQLPAAGVHGVSRTRWLLDRAAAADVPARFRSLR